The Drosophila nasuta strain 15112-1781.00 chromosome 2L, ASM2355853v1, whole genome shotgun sequence genome window below encodes:
- the LOC132783747 gene encoding tRNA (cytosine(38)-C(5))-methyltransferase: MEFRVLELFSGIGGMHYAFKYAQLKGDVVAALDVNTVANAVYAHNYKETNVKTRNIQSLSVKEVTKLQANMLLMSPPCQPHTRQGLQRDVEDKRSCALSHLCSLIPQCETLRYVLMENVKGFEVSQAREQFIEALEKGGFHWREFILTPTQFNVPNTRHRYYCIARRDQDFPFESGKIWEKMPSEIVDPDQQQIAMISSIVESSASSDYLVPDDVLMKRVLVMDIIHPAQSRSMCFTKGYTHYTEGTGSAFTPLSEEESHRIFKAVQEIDMDPNNSGCDPETQQKRLELLRQVKLRYFTPREVARLMSFPEDFQFPAETTNRQKYRLLGNSINVCVVGELLKLLTNS, translated from the exons ATGGAATTTCGTGTATTGGAACTTTTCAGTGGCATTGGCGGCATGCATTATGCCTTTAAAT ATGCACAGCTAAAAGGCGACGTAGTCGCCGCTCTGGATGTAAACACAGTCGCCAATGCGGTCTACGCGCATAATTATAAGGAAACGAACGTAAAGACACGCAATATACAGAGCTTAAGTGTAAAGGAAGTCACCAAGCTGCAGGCTAACATGCTGCTAATGTCACCGCCCTGTCAACCGCATACTCGCCAAGGCTTACAACGAGATGTGGAGGACAAACGATCATGTGCTTTATCTCACCTCTGTTCCTTGATACCACAGTGTGAAACGCTGCGTTATGTTCTCATGGAGAATGTGAAAGGCTTTGAAGTGTCCCAAGCGAGGGAACAATTTATCGAGGCACTTGAGAAAGGAGGTTTCCATTGGCGAGAGTTTATACTGACGCCTACACAGTTTAATGTGCCCAACACACGACATCGCTACTATTGCATAGCACGACGAGATCAGGATTTTCCCTTTGAATCGGGGAAGATCTGGGAGAAAATGCCATCAGAAATAGTCGACCCAGATCAACAGCAAATTGCCATGATATCCAGTATTGTGGAGTCCAGTGCCTCAAGTGACTATTTGGTGCCCGATGACGTGCTAATGAAGCGAGTTTTAGTCATGGACATTATCCATCCAGCGCAGAGCAGATCCATGTGCTTCACCAAGGGTTATACCCACTATACTGAAGGCACGGGTTCAGCTTTTACTCCACTCTCTGAAGAAGAATCGCATCGAATTTTTAAGGCAGTTCAAGAAATTGACATGGATCCGAACAACAGTGGCTGTGACCCAGAGACACAACAAAAGCGCCTTGAGCTGTTACGTCAAGTTAAATTGCGATATTTTACACCACGAGAAGTCGCCAGGCTGATGAGTTTTCCCGaagattttcaatttccaGCGGAGACAACGAATCGCCAAAAATACCGGTTGCTTGGCAATAGCATTAATGTTTGTGTTGTAGGCGAACTACTAAAATTGTTGACAAATTCGTAA